Genomic window (Syntrophorhabdaceae bacterium):
TCGATCGGACGTCTTTTTGCGCTCGTAGAGGGTGATGAGCGGCTTGATAATCCGGTCAAAGCCCCGGTCCCTGAAGGGCAAAATCGAGGGGAACAGGAAGGTTGCATCCTGGTTCTTTGCCTGGTATTCGAAGAAAGGCCAGACATTGAAAAAGACGCCCCTGTCATCCTCCATATAGCGGTTGATCACAACGATGCTGCGCTGGAAAAACCGTTCATCCTTCACGTAGAACTCGTATTCCCTGTAGATGGGCCAGAGGAAACTGAAGGTCCTGTCTTTTCCTTTTGTCTCTTTGGAGATGATGGGGAAATAGCTGTATCCGTTGTCTTCCTCACCGGCGGTTTTTGAAAAGATGGGCCAGAGGATATTCCACTTTTCTTTGTCCGGGTCCCTGGAGTAGGTGAAAAATGGCCAGAGCACCGCTTTGTACTCTCTTAGCCGCGACGTGGAGCGAAGATAAAAAGGTATGGCAAAAAAGGAGTCAATGGGCTCATCAGTGTCGAGGTTCTTCTCGTCCTTGAAAAAGATGGGCCAGAGATAAAAACGTGTCCTTCTCACACCGGGTCTCAGATGGTCCCCGTATAAGGGCCACGCCTTGAATCCCCGATCGGTGCCTCCGTAGGAGGCAAAGAAAGGCCAGAGCACGTTTGTCTTGGTTGCGCCGTCCGCCTCTATGTGGCTGTATAGTGGCCACGCGAAGAAATCTATCTCATCCTGCGAGAACCTGTTATAGAGGTACCCGTAAAATGGGAAAAACCCGCCATAGCTTCCTTTCTTTTCCGATCCGCCGCCGAAAAACAATAGAAATGCCGCATCGCTTTCTGTCTCACTCTTTTTGGAAAGATAGATAGGCACGAAGTATGATTTCTCAGGTGTACTCTTACCGAGCGGAAAAAGGTAATGCAGAGTGCCTCCCTCCTCCGAGTCATAGGAGGAAAGAAAGGGCCTCACGACAAGGTGCTTGCCACCGCCCTCTTCATCATATGAGACGAGCGGGCCGAGATATCTCTTTTCGTTGCCGAGCTCCCACGAGAGCGGCCAAAAAGCAAGTAGTGTGCACGGCAGGAAGACAAAAAAGAGAATCAGAGAAGAACAACAGAGTAACAGCAACCGCGATCGCGTTTGAAGGCCACTCGTATTCCGGCGAAGGAGAGGGCCGGTTTCATGACCACAAATACAACAAGGCGGATTGATATTGAGCATCAAAAGAAGGTGCCGAATATCGTTCCCAGAATGGTTATGGGCGTCATCTCCTGTAACCCTTCGGCGCCCTTTTGCAGCTTCTTCATGGCTTTCTCGGTCTCATTATAAAGGCTATCATCCTTGGCAAGCTTTCCTAAACTGCCCTCACCTTTTTTCACGCCTTCGGTGAGCTCTTTAATATTGCCCGCCGCGTCTTTCACGTCATTGTACAGCGTATCATCTCTTACAAGTTTTCCGAGCGTACCCCTTCCTTCCTCGATCTCGTTGGAAATGCTTTTGAGCGCAGAGACCGTATCTCTCGTGTCATTGTACAGCGTATCATCCTTGACGAATTTTCCCAATGTGCCCTTGCCTTTCTCAATGTCATCCGATATGGCCTGCATGTTCTTCACTATGCGGGTGACGTCGTTTTTGTTGGCAGACACGAGTTCCTTGAAATCACCGCTTGCAACCTGCATATTTTCGATGCTTTTCTTGAGCTCGACTTTTTCCTTTTCTCCGATGATGCCCTGGAATTCTCCCACCGTTTCGCCGAAATTCTTTGCGGCCACATCCACACGGGCAAAGATCTCATTCATGTCGGGCTGGGCGATGACGTTCGTGATCCTGCCTCCATCTGCAAGATAGGTCTGATGTGATCCCGGAATGATCTCAAGATATTTGTCGCCGAGCATCCCCTGTGTTTTCACGCTCACCGTGCTGTCGTCCGGTATCTTGACATTTTCCTTGATGAAGAGTGTGGCGACGGCCTTGTATCCTTCAAGGTCAATGCGTGTTACCTTACCTACCACCACTCCTGCGATTTGCACGCCGGAACGCGGATCAAGGCCGTTTGTGTTGCTGAAGGTGACCTTCAGCTCATAGCCGTGTCCTCGAAACATGCCGAACTTGCCTATCTTGAAGGACATATAGAACAGGCCGATGATGGCAATGAATACGAGAAGACCGACCTTGACCTCAGGGGAAATTTTACTGCTGTTCATGATTACCTCCTATAAATCCCGGTATTCTTGTCGCTTGCAAAAACTCCTGCGTTGCCTTCTGCCCGCTCCTTCTTATCTCCTGGGGCGTCCCGTATTCAACGATCTTTCCATCCGCAAGCATGGCAACTCTATCGGCGATTCTGAACATACCGAGAATGTCGTGGCTGATGACCACATACGTTTTCTTGACGGTTGATTGGGTCTCTTTAATGAGGTCGAGTATTGAAAGCGATATAATCGGGTCGAGCGCGCTCGTCGGCTCATCGAAAAGAATGATCTCGGGCTCGAGAACCAGCGCGCGCGCCAGACCAACTCTTTTCCTCATGCCGCCCGAGAGTTCTGCAGGCATCTTTTCCATGAATCCGATGAGGCCTACCTGCCTCAATCGTTCCTCGACGGTGTGCTCGATCTCTCTTTCCGATAGCCTTCTGTGCTCCTTAAGCGGGAACGCCACATTTTCGAAAACATTCATGGAGTCGAACAAAGCTGCCTCCTGGAAGAGCATGCCAAAGCCTTTCCTCACTTCGTTGAGTTCCTTCTCGCTAAGCTTGGTGATATCCTTTCCGTCGATCCAGATCTCTCCCGAATCGGGTTTCAAAAGGCCGATCAAGTGCTTTAAGAGTACACTTTTACCCCCGCCGCTCTGGCCGATGACCACGGTTATCTTTCCCTTTTCTATTTCGAGATTGATACCATCCAGGACCTTCTGATCGCCGAAGCTCTTATGGATATCGATAATGTTAATGGCCCTGTTTTCCATATCAGAACATAAGAGAAGTCAGGATATAGTCGGCGATGAGGATGCTGACGCTCGCGATGACGACGGCCTCAGTGGTGGCCTTTCCCACCCCTTCTGCCCCGCCCCGCGTGTTATAGCCTTTATAGCAGGAAACAACACTGAATATGAGGCCGAAAACCGCCGCTTTGACAAGACCATTATAGATATCGCCGAGATCAAGATTCCTTTCGATC
Coding sequences:
- a CDS encoding MlaD family protein codes for the protein MNSSKISPEVKVGLLVFIAIIGLFYMSFKIGKFGMFRGHGYELKVTFSNTNGLDPRSGVQIAGVVVGKVTRIDLEGYKAVATLFIKENVKIPDDSTVSVKTQGMLGDKYLEIIPGSHQTYLADGGRITNVIAQPDMNEIFARVDVAAKNFGETVGEFQGIIGEKEKVELKKSIENMQVASGDFKELVSANKNDVTRIVKNMQAISDDIEKGKGTLGKFVKDDTLYNDTRDTVSALKSISNEIEEGRGTLGKLVRDDTLYNDVKDAAGNIKELTEGVKKGEGSLGKLAKDDSLYNETEKAMKKLQKGAEGLQEMTPITILGTIFGTFF
- a CDS encoding ABC transporter ATP-binding protein codes for the protein MENRAINIIDIHKSFGDQKVLDGINLEIEKGKITVVIGQSGGGKSVLLKHLIGLLKPDSGEIWIDGKDITKLSEKELNEVRKGFGMLFQEAALFDSMNVFENVAFPLKEHRRLSEREIEHTVEERLRQVGLIGFMEKMPAELSGGMRKRVGLARALVLEPEIILFDEPTSALDPIISLSILDLIKETQSTVKKTYVVISHDILGMFRIADRVAMLADGKIVEYGTPQEIRRSGQKATQEFLQATRIPGFIGGNHEQQ